A single window of Methanothermobacter marburgensis str. Marburg DNA harbors:
- a CDS encoding deoxyribonuclease IV: protein MIRVGPAGNPVGYRGSTVSVFKKIRAMGLDAYEYQATYGLRLKKENALKIGENSRKNDILVSMHGPYYINLSSAKEETIEKSIHRLFDCAVAGEWMGAYRIVFHPGFYGDLGRRRAFELCRKSIGELISRLESAGIRDFTLAPETTGKRSQVGSLEEIIRFSEEFDNVMPTVDFAHIHARGGGCIGGASDYRRILAEIEGRLGVEHLHCHFTGIEYTDAGERKHHTLSEGFGPPVEPLLEVLVDGGWDATIISETPRKDEDARRIKDLLEGYLSR from the coding sequence TTGATAAGGGTTGGTCCTGCAGGGAACCCCGTGGGTTACCGTGGCAGTACAGTCAGTGTTTTCAAAAAGATCAGGGCCATGGGACTCGACGCCTATGAGTACCAGGCAACCTATGGCCTCAGGTTAAAGAAGGAAAACGCCCTTAAAATTGGTGAAAATTCAAGGAAGAATGATATACTTGTCTCAATGCACGGCCCCTACTATATAAACCTTTCATCAGCCAAGGAGGAGACCATAGAGAAATCAATCCACCGGCTCTTTGACTGTGCGGTTGCAGGGGAGTGGATGGGGGCCTACCGTATTGTATTCCACCCCGGCTTTTACGGTGACCTTGGGAGGAGAAGGGCATTTGAGCTCTGCAGGAAGTCTATTGGGGAACTGATCTCAAGACTTGAAAGTGCCGGTATCAGGGACTTCACACTTGCACCTGAGACCACCGGTAAGAGGTCACAGGTGGGGAGTCTAGAGGAGATTATAAGATTCTCAGAGGAATTTGATAACGTCATGCCCACCGTGGACTTTGCACACATACATGCAAGGGGTGGGGGGTGCATAGGGGGCGCCAGTGATTACAGGAGGATACTTGCGGAGATTGAGGGAAGATTAGGAGTGGAGCACCTCCACTGCCACTTCACAGGGATAGAGTACACAGATGCGGGAGAGAGGAAGCACCACACCCTATCCGAAGGCTTTGGCCCTCCTGTTGAGCCCCTCCTTGAGGTGCTGGTTGATGGGGGCTGGGATGCCACCATAATCTCCGAGACACCCCGAAAGGATGAGGATGCAAGGAGGATAA